A stretch of Vibrio aphrogenes DNA encodes these proteins:
- the zapB gene encoding cell division protein ZapB translates to MSFEVLEQLEAKIQTAVDTIALLQMEVEELKEKNEQLASEAGQLREGRAELEQQTQAMRQEQQAWQERVRNLLGKMDDVE, encoded by the coding sequence ATGTCTTTCGAAGTATTAGAACAGCTAGAAGCAAAAATCCAAACCGCAGTGGATACCATTGCATTATTGCAAATGGAAGTGGAAGAGCTTAAAGAAAAAAATGAGCAATTGGCTTCTGAAGCCGGTCAACTACGTGAAGGCCGTGCGGAATTAGAGCAACAAACTCAAGCGATGCGTCAAGAACAACAAGCATGGCAAGAGCGTGTCCGTAACCTGCTTGGTAAAATGGACGATGTAGAATAA
- the rraA gene encoding ribonuclease E activity regulator RraA, whose product MEYNTSALCDIYQDQVDVVEPMFSNFGGLTSFSGQLTTVKCFEDNGIIRTILQEDGAGRVLLIDGGGSLRRALIDAEIAALAEENDWEGLVVYGCVREIDDLEEMEIGIQAIASIPVGATQNNIGEVDVPVNFGGVTFLPEDFLYADNTGVIISQEPLDIELDLDDDELEPLED is encoded by the coding sequence ATGGAATACAATACCTCTGCACTGTGTGATATTTACCAAGATCAAGTTGATGTTGTTGAGCCTATGTTTAGCAACTTTGGCGGTTTAACCTCATTTTCGGGGCAATTAACCACAGTAAAATGCTTTGAAGATAACGGCATTATTCGCACCATCTTACAAGAAGACGGAGCGGGTCGAGTGTTATTAATTGATGGTGGTGGCTCATTACGTCGTGCTCTTATTGATGCTGAAATTGCAGCATTAGCAGAAGAGAATGACTGGGAAGGGTTGGTTGTTTACGGTTGTGTCCGTGAAATTGATGATTTAGAAGAAATGGAAATTGGCATTCAAGCAATAGCTTCCATTCCTGTCGGCGCTACTCAAAATAACATTGGTGAAGTGGATGTACCCGTCAACTTTGGTGGCGTCACTTTCCTTCCAGAAGATTTTTTATACGCCGATAATACCGGTGTGATCATTTCTCAAGAACCTCTGGATATTGAACTCGATCTTGACGATGACGAGCTTGAGCCATTAGAAGATTAA
- a CDS encoding 1,4-dihydroxy-2-naphthoate polyprenyltransferase — MKSSLAIWLDAARPKTLLLAIAAIATGSSLAYADHHFSYAISLLALLTATLLQILSNLANDYGDAVQGTDNENRIGPIRGMQQGAITQSAMKKAIAINIVFIVISGLVLVFYALQTPTSIAAFIILGFLSIISSIAYTMGSKPYGYIGLGDISVFIFFGLLAILGTYFLHTGTITASLLLPAIGSGLFSMGVLNINNMRDVENDTVSNKRTLVVRIGIARAKCYHLGLLALGWLTMTGYLLMHVQPFWLNLSMLIPLIFVTKHGVTIWKVQQSKQFIPMLPDMVKCAFITNIIFAVTVVLAQQ; from the coding sequence ATGAAATCATCCTTAGCTATCTGGCTTGATGCCGCTAGACCAAAAACTTTATTGCTTGCCATTGCCGCGATTGCCACCGGTAGTAGCCTTGCGTATGCCGACCACCACTTTTCTTATGCAATTTCTTTGTTGGCTTTATTGACCGCAACTCTGCTGCAAATTTTATCGAACCTAGCCAACGACTATGGCGATGCAGTCCAAGGAACCGATAACGAAAACCGGATCGGCCCAATTCGAGGCATGCAACAAGGAGCCATTACTCAATCAGCGATGAAAAAAGCCATTGCGATTAACATCGTCTTCATCGTCATCAGTGGATTGGTGTTAGTATTTTATGCCCTACAAACTCCAACCAGTATTGCAGCCTTTATCATTTTAGGTTTCTTGTCGATTATCAGCTCGATTGCTTATACCATGGGAAGCAAGCCTTATGGCTACATCGGTCTTGGTGATATTTCGGTCTTTATCTTTTTTGGATTGCTGGCGATTCTAGGCACCTACTTTTTACATACAGGAACCATTACCGCCTCACTCTTATTGCCTGCTATTGGTTCTGGTTTATTTTCCATGGGCGTTCTCAATATCAACAATATGCGTGATGTGGAAAACGATACTGTCAGCAACAAGCGCACTCTAGTGGTTCGCATCGGAATAGCCAGAGCCAAATGCTACCACCTCGGATTATTAGCGTTAGGTTGGCTCACCATGACGGGCTACTTATTGATGCATGTACAGCCATTTTGGCTCAATCTCTCCATGCTTATCCCGTTGATATTTGTGACTAAACACGGTGTGACGATCTGGAAAGTTCAGCAATCAAAACAGTTTATTCCTATGCTACCTGATATGGTGAAATGCGCCTTTATTACCAATATTATTTTCGCTGTGACTGTCGTTTTAGCCCAACAATAA